In Cryptomeria japonica chromosome 10, Sugi_1.0, whole genome shotgun sequence, a genomic segment contains:
- the LOC131034108 gene encoding thylakoid lumenal 17.9 kDa protein, chloroplastic isoform X1 — MSASTLTYRSFLPINSLKRGGCVYCRQRLRENNAVGGALLSVGISIALLAPLPALPLPSNPTTPFSESQSLQLGLENGKHHILDNCFQVFNRRIRSCPSSNPNCISTTSRSASFAMPWGIPEDYPDNAVQKIEDAILKTQRNPKIQKKEATPSGIKMATPKLERSTSQIKDGLIKDDQARTRATSSSLASTRTAFFGLTSSRATSPIQYSKARYINHPANQGHKKSEQRVR, encoded by the exons ATGTCTGCCTCGACACTGACATACCGCAGTTTTCTGCCCATAAATTCTTTGAAACGAGGGGGTTGTGTCTATTGCCGTCAGAGATTGAGAGAAAACAATGCGGTGGGCGGGGCCCTGCTTTCTGTGGGCATCAGCATCGCTTTACTTGCTCCTTTGCCCGCATTGCCACTGCCCTCCAATCCAACGACGCCATTTTCTGAGTCTCAAAGTTTGCAGCTTGGATTAGAAAATGG AAAACATCACATACTTGATAATTGTTTTCAAGTGTTTAACAGGCGAATTCGATCCTGTCCCTCGTCTAATCCGAATTGCATTTCTACCACATCAAGATCTGCTTCCTTCGCAATGCCGTGGGGAATTCCCGAAGACTACCCTGATAATGCTGTCCAA AAAATCGAGGACGCAATTTTGAAAACCCAGAGAAATCCAAAGATTCAAAAGAAGGAAGCGACCCCAAGTG gtatcaagatggcgactcccaagctcgaaagatctacaagccagatcaaggacggtctcatcaaggacgatcaagcaaggacaagggcgacctcctccagtctagcatcgacaaggacggccttctttggactaacgtcatcaagggcgacttctccaatccagtattccaaggcgaggtacatcaatcatcctgcaaatcaaggacacaagaagtcagagcaaagggttcgttga
- the LOC131034108 gene encoding thylakoid lumenal 17.9 kDa protein, chloroplastic isoform X3 — translation MSASTLTYRSFLPINSLKRGGCVYCRQRLRENNAVGGALLSVGISIALLAPLPALPLPSNPTTPFSESQSLQLGLENGRIRSCPSSNPNCISTTSRSASFAMPWGIPEDYPDNAVQKIEDAILKTQRNPKIQKKEATPSGIKMATPKLERSTSQIKDGLIKDDQARTRATSSSLASTRTAFFGLTSSRATSPIQYSKARYINHPANQGHKKSEQRVR, via the exons ATGTCTGCCTCGACACTGACATACCGCAGTTTTCTGCCCATAAATTCTTTGAAACGAGGGGGTTGTGTCTATTGCCGTCAGAGATTGAGAGAAAACAATGCGGTGGGCGGGGCCCTGCTTTCTGTGGGCATCAGCATCGCTTTACTTGCTCCTTTGCCCGCATTGCCACTGCCCTCCAATCCAACGACGCCATTTTCTGAGTCTCAAAGTTTGCAGCTTGGATTAGAAAATGG GCGAATTCGATCCTGTCCCTCGTCTAATCCGAATTGCATTTCTACCACATCAAGATCTGCTTCCTTCGCAATGCCGTGGGGAATTCCCGAAGACTACCCTGATAATGCTGTCCAA AAAATCGAGGACGCAATTTTGAAAACCCAGAGAAATCCAAAGATTCAAAAGAAGGAAGCGACCCCAAGTG gtatcaagatggcgactcccaagctcgaaagatctacaagccagatcaaggacggtctcatcaaggacgatcaagcaaggacaagggcgacctcctccagtctagcatcgacaaggacggccttctttggactaacgtcatcaagggcgacttctccaatccagtattccaaggcgaggtacatcaatcatcctgcaaatcaaggacacaagaagtcagagcaaagggttcgttga